GCTTCAAAGACCTGATAGATGCGATTGAGCTGCGCCTGCAATCGCGACGCAGTCGCGGCATCCCCCGATGATGCCGCGCGATAAAGCTGCACTGCCAGACCCGGCGTGATGTTGTGCAGTCCGCCTGTGATTCCGTCGAAACCCATGCCAAGCGCCACATCCATCAGCTTCTCGGCTCCGCAGACGAGCGAGAAACGGTCTCGAGGGAGCTCGTGCTCCAAAAGCTGTTCCCACTTCAGTACGTCCGGGGCGCTGATCTTAATTCCGTGAATGTTAGGATGACGCGCCAGCCCGGCGATGGTCGCCGGCTCGAGCGCATTCTGCGTGTAACGCGGATTGTCGTACAGAATGATCGGCTTCTGTGCGAAATCGGCGGCGAGCAAGAAGAAGCGGATCAGTTCGTCCTGCCGGCACATATAGTAGTACGGAGGGAGCAGCACGAGCGCCGCGACGGGCATGGTTTGAATCACGGCAATCTTCTGGCGGACACGAGAGATACTCGTATCCGACACGCCGGCGACCACGGGCACGCCCCGCGGGTACGCCGTGATCGTTTCGATGATCTGATATTGCGAAGCATCGGTCAGGTGCGCAAAGCCGCCCATCGAGCCATTAGCGAACAGACCGTCGAGGGAATGCGCCAGCAAAAAGGAAAGCAGGCGTCGTAGGGCCGCAAGGTCGGGGTCCCCGGCTGAATCGACCGGCGTCGCAACCGGGACGATGACGCCTTTCAACTTCTGCAAGTGGGTCT
The window above is part of the Candidatus Zixiibacteriota bacterium genome. Proteins encoded here:
- a CDS encoding dihydrodipicolinate synthase family protein, with product MQKLKGVIVPVATPVDSAGDPDLAALRRLLSFLLAHSLDGLFANGSMGGFAHLTDASQYQIIETITAYPRGVPVVAGVSDTSISRVRQKIAVIQTMPVAALVLLPPYYYMCRQDELIRFFLLAADFAQKPIILYDNPRYTQNALEPATIAGLARHPNIHGIKISAPDVLKWEQLLEHELPRDRFSLVCGAEKLMDVALGMGFDGITGGLHNITPGLAVQLYRAASSGDAATASRLQAQLNRIYQVFEA